From Juglans regia cultivar Chandler chromosome 9, Walnut 2.0, whole genome shotgun sequence:
CATCATCCAGTTCTTTAGAAGCTCTTAAAAATGGGGAATCAGAGTCCCCGCGTGTGTCACTGTCAGCCTGGagcaaaaaatcatttattaagAAAGGCAAACCTGTGGACCATAATTATTGTACACTCAGGTGACACAACCACCATCATGCACCACCAAATAGCTTAAAACTCTACGGTAATTTGCATACAGCTGTATACAACCAGGAGCTAGCAAAATCAGCTGGCATAGATACTTCTCAAGAGGAGAGTGGCAGGCACATAACATTCCTCCAACTCCCTTTGACCTTAATACTGAAATAGAGGTATGCTAACAAAATACACGATAGCCATTCTGATTCAACATGCCATATACATTAAAAGACATGTATTCCTCTATATTAACAATAAAGGAACAGAATTGTTGCTGGCAGATGATAATAGGATAGAAGGAAGCTGTACTTACATAATATGTgcatactttaaaataaatatatacatattaatatgtaactTGTCTCATTGAGAACGAGTGCTCCCATGTCCATGTCCTTCCTAGTTATAGAGAATAATATGCAATGACATTTCCATGAGCAATTTATTCTTCAGCTCTGATCAGCTATTGCAAAGCGTAACTAAAAACTTAAGGGCACTACATCACCCTTGAGTTTTTTGTTATAAGTACATCACTCCTGAGTGTTTGATCCACAATCCGTTTCATGGCCAACAAAATTTACCACTATCACAATATATAAACCAAAACAAACCAAGGACACTTGGATCATAACTCGTTTTATGTATTACAAGCAAGACCCACTTGCTCATCAACCAGTCGGATACAGAAATAGTTCATGGCCATCctaatagagaaaaaaattcaagtcCCAAAGCAAAAGATTCAATCGAAGGAAAGATACTATAATGCTAAAATATGGCTTCACTCGGATGTTCATGGAATAGATATAAGCATACCTTAGATGATCCGTTGTCCATGCAGCCATAAATCTGATTGAATTCAGGAAGCCCAAGATATTCATCTATAGGCCATTGGGGAATGACTCCAGCAACAGAACCCCCAGTATAGGGTACGTTTGGTGCTGCAAAGTCCCCAACTCCACCAACATGGCTGGGTAATACTTCATTGGATTGCCCAGCCGATGGAGACAATGAGTCTCTTCTAGAAAGAGAATGAGCTTTAGTTTCCAGGAATTTTTCACTCGAATTTGCCTTCACTGAGGAAGACAAAGCAACAGGTTTGGTAAATTCAAGACCAACTTTAACACCAGTTAGCAAAAATCTCTGATGCGTGGACACATAAGCATTCGCTGTATGTATGGCAACATCACATTTTCTGCAGAGTAAAGCTCGATCCTCTAGACAAAAGAAGTAGCCAACTGTCTCCTGTAACGGGTGTCAAATAAAAGCAAAAGTTGATTAAAAAtacgggaaaaaaaaagattataaggAATGACTACTTCCTCGGTCATATTTTTGAGGAAGATGAGAACAAATTCATTAAGCATGCACATTAGATGGATATTTTCAAGGGCTAAGTTCAAAACTAATAAATGTCTATTTCCGACAAATAAAGATCACAATTTCCAGAAATAAGCTGGAAATAGATATTTCTGACAAGCTGAAgatgtataaataaaaatcacaaaaacaaaataagacaGGTGTTCATATTATAATTGTGTCATCTGAACTAGCTTTTTGGAAACCAAGATGTTTATAAGACCAACTTCTAACAGGAACAATTATAGTAAAGCATCTGCTCCTTTTTCGTACATGCTTCTAAATAGGTGAATCAAACACGAGGCGCTTCAAAAATCCTTAAAAAGCAGGCTTAGAAATATTCAAAAGTGTTAGGTggaaatagagataaatatataccTGGCAAATGTCACATTTGGGAATCTGAGACGAGGAGCTCGAGAGAGGGACCCTCTGGTGCATGATGGCCAGCTTGTTGGCCGAGTGAATCTTCTCGTCGCAGGCCCAACACAGTGCCGCCTCGTCCGCGCAGCACAGCACCGCTGCCTCTGCCGCCTCGCACACGTTGCACTGTATCTTCATCGTTTCCTCAGTCCCTTTTCACCTCTAGAACTCTCTATCTATCCCTGCGAGCTGGAATCTAGCGAAATCAATTCCAGCGATGGAGGAATtgaaaatcctaaaaaattgGGAATTTGGTATTTTCGCTtggagagggagggagatggAGGGTTTAAGAAGGGTAGAGCCGTAGAGATGGTGTTGCTCGGaagattttaaagaaaaaagaaaaaagaaaaagaaaagaaaaagatattttCGGAAGGCTGCGTGTTGGGGACTCTGTCTACGTGGCGTCCTCTCTGGGCAGTTTTAATTGATCTTCATTTATCGCATAAATGGatttaaaagtgattttttgaatttatggtATGTTTGTCAACGAGATGagatataaattatcaaaatttatcactattttatttctaaatattatttaaatataaaatattttttatttaattattataatttttttaaatttcaaaaaaaatcataaatattaataaaaaaattttaaattttaaaatataaaaatatttaattttataatatttttatttaactttaagaAATGCTacaataattctaatttatacCACTCAATTTATCCATTGATATGGCAACACGTAgcttattaaacaaaattaaaaatacaaatataaaagagtATTGTTACAttcataaatgaattatataaaaataattttataaattaacgtggttttatctgatctgttagatctactttataataaaagtaattttataatctgatgaaCCACGTCAAGTTACGTCAGTTTatgagattaattttatataatctctttgtggttAGAGTATTTTCTAATATaaaaaggtatggaaaatttaagatttaagattttagtttttatttttttttatgttttcggattttattttattttaaatatataatttatcttgaaTTCCAAattctatttaataaaaatgaattacaAATTATCGTAACAATGAATTTCGAATTCCTTTATTCCTAAAGTTTatctaaataaaaagattttaaaattaggCTCCGTTTAAATATACAAACagtttaatctcattttattattataatttttttaaatttttatacaaaatataataaataatttaattttttcaaatcataaaataaaaaataatattttaataatatttcatttaatttttaacttttatataaaattatcttatgtCATCTCCTTATCCAAACGTGGCCTAAGACATTTTAagtcttttaaattaaaattaaaatcaaaatttatttatccaaATGCAACTTTACGAAATTATTTTGTCTGCATAAGAGTTTATATTAAtgtgtcattaattttcttttgaattgagtttttaaattaattttttttagtcaaGATTGGCATTGTCATTGTTAaattataatgtaatatatttttcatcaatgGAAACATATGTTTAAACAAAGGAAAATACAATTCATTTCTACCGAAAGTTtgtttaaatgaatttatgatttttcaaaaaaaaaaaaaaacttaaatactttaaaaaattatttgaaaaaacctaaaaaaacaaaaaaagcctGATCGATTGTGGACATAACATTATCCTTAAACAAAATagttatcaaataaaaaaaattctgctcatcattttatattatataccatacataattatttttatttttgtttttattaaatatatagtatatgaatgataaataaaaaaatttaattttttttttataaggaagaGTAAAAATATTGCTAAAACaaaagacaatatatatatatatatatatagtgaataaTATGTGCGTGagtaacaaaattttatcatttaatataaattgaatCTACTGA
This genomic window contains:
- the LOC108985349 gene encoding B-box zinc finger protein 22-like codes for the protein MKIQCNVCEAAEAAVLCCADEAALCWACDEKIHSANKLAIMHQRVPLSSSSSQIPKCDICQETVGYFFCLEDRALLCRKCDVAIHTANAYVSTHQRFLLTGVKVGLEFTKPVALSSSVKANSSEKFLETKAHSLSRRDSLSPSAGQSNEVLPSHVGGVGDFAAPNVPYTGGSVAGVIPQWPIDEYLGLPEFNQIYGCMDNGSSKADSDTRGDSDSPFLRASKELDDDECLGPAPEASWAVPQVPSPPNASGIHQPKNCQDLSEGAVFVPDMCHLCVQNPMHCQHNRSLSKRWRQI